Proteins from a genomic interval of Thermodesulfobacteriota bacterium:
- a CDS encoding AlpA family phage regulatory protein, which translates to MSVAPHVARRTIRRHQLREIVPLADSTIYDMEQRGEFPQRFYLTSRCVVWDLAEVEAWLDARRRASRANAIERAPSPDVRLRRSRPVKH; encoded by the coding sequence ATGAGCGTTGCGCCGCATGTCGCCCGCAGGACAATTCGCCGGCATCAGCTACGAGAGATCGTGCCGCTTGCCGACAGCACAATCTACGACATGGAGCAGCGAGGAGAATTCCCGCAGCGCTTCTATCTCACCTCGCGTTGCGTCGTCTGGGATCTGGCAGAAGTCGAAGCTTGGCTTGACGCTCGACGCCGTGCCTCTCGGGCCAATGCTATCGAACGCGCTCCAAGCCCCGACGTGAGATTGCGCCGCTCTCGGCCTGTCAAACACTAG